A single Plasmodium knowlesi strain H genome assembly, chromosome: 13 DNA region contains:
- a CDS encoding RNA-binding protein Nova-1, putative: MEENNQVEKNKGTNQLCFVKMLVNNLVAGSVIGKNGSIITSIENKTGCSLKLSPTNSYFPNTQERVLVLCGKQEQINNALLIILDKIRQITVQSFQDKQNMNTVPKYTCRIVIPKSAASAIIGKGGQQIKQLQDSTGAKIQISSREDGLNERIISIIGPFESISDTAIKVTNSIQNDPNLKDLLNVIYNKDTNMNGRSSLSQNFVNQVPLNGYVVPQQYGVFQHEQYMDVNMMNSLMRHSRDLFNLPCEISIQIPDEFIGSVIGKNGSRLTNIMNSTGAQIRISRKGELIPGTADRKVRIMGTVAAVHGAHVLLLQRLESVYMQLRTMQVKCDA, translated from the coding sequence atggaagaaaataatcaGGTCGAGAAGAACAAGGGGACGAACCAATTGTGTTTCGTCAAAATGCTTGTGAACAACCTCGTTGCAGGATCAGTGATAGGAAAAAACGGATCCATAATAACTAGCATAGAAAACAAAACCGGATGCAGTCTGAAGCTGTCACCGACCAATTCCTATTTCCCAAATACACAAGAGAGAGTCCTCGTTCTATGTGGAAAACAGGAGCAAATAAATAACGCCCTATTAATAATTCTAGATAAAATACGCCAAATAACGGTACAGAGTTTTCAAGACAAGCAAAATATGAATACAGTTCCAAAGTACACTTGTAGAATTGTAATTCCCAAATCAGCAGCCAGTGCAATTATAGGAAAGGGGGGTCAACAGATTAAACAACTTCAAGATTCAACGGGGGCTAAGATTCAGATCTCGAGCCGAGAGGATGGATTAAACGAACGGATAATATCTATCATAGGACCATTTGAATCCATTAGCGATACAGCTATAAAAGTTACAAACTCAATTCAGAATGATCCTAATTTAAAAGACCTATTAAAcgttatatataataaagaTACAAACATGAATGGTAGATCCTCTTTGtctcaaaattttgtaaatcaaGTACCATTAAATGGGTATGTGGTACCACAACAGTATGGTGTTTTCCAGCACGAACAGTACATGGATGTTAATATGATGAATTCTCTCATGAGGCATAGTCGCGACTTGTTTAACTTACCTTGCGAAATTTCAATTCAAATTCCTGATGAATTTATTGGATCAGTTATCGGCAAGAATGGATCTAGACTCACTAACATCATGAACAGTACAGGAGCGCAAATTAGGATAAGCAGAAAGGGCGAGTTAATACCGGGGACTGCCGATCGCAAAGTGAGAATTATGGGAACTGTTGCGGCGGTGCATGGGGCGCATGTTTTATTGTTGCAGAGGTTGGAGTCGGTCTACATGCAGCTGCGGACTATGCAGGTGAAATGCGACGCGTAA
- a CDS encoding DNA-directed RNA polymerases I and III subunit RPAC2, putative, which translates to MEEKNYYEHMRTLTHATFCFENEDHTLGNCLRCILLQKEGVEFAGYTVPHPTQAEINLRIQTTGEPAVNILKDALDDLSNICDIMLNKFDSAVK; encoded by the exons atggaagaaaaaaattattacgaACATATGAGAACTTTGACGCATGCAACATTTTGCTTCGAGAATGAGGACCATACTTTAG GCAACTGTTTACGCTGCATTTTGCTGCAAAAGGAGGGAGTGGAATTCGCGGGGTACACCGTGCCGCATCCTACTCAAGCGGAAATTAATCTGAGGATTCAGACAACGg GCGAACCGGCCGTAAACATTCTGAAGGATGCCCTAGACGACTTGTCCAATATTTGCGACATCATGTTGAACAAGTTTGATTCCGCGGTGAAATGA